From a region of the Salinispira pacifica genome:
- the nusB gene encoding transcription antitermination factor NusB, translating into MLSRRKSRVLVVQALYSQEFNQRDMGSLMEFPWYEYQGNDRDDKLLFSRMLLHGVVEHLTEIDEHIKKHLNHWEFERLNKLDLGIMRLGCYELIYTGDTPAQIIINEAVEIAKDFGSDQTFKIINGVLDAIRKEHG; encoded by the coding sequence ATGCTCTCAAGGCGGAAAAGCAGGGTTCTGGTTGTACAGGCCCTGTACAGTCAGGAGTTTAATCAGCGCGATATGGGCAGTCTCATGGAATTCCCCTGGTACGAGTATCAGGGGAATGACCGGGACGATAAGCTTCTGTTTTCCAGAATGCTCCTCCACGGAGTGGTGGAGCATCTTACGGAAATCGACGAACATATTAAAAAACATCTGAATCACTGGGAATTCGAGCGGCTGAACAAACTGGATCTGGGAATTATGCGTCTGGGCTGTTATGAGCTGATCTATACCGGCGATACGCCGGCTCAGATCATAATCAATGAAGCCGTGGAAATCGCCAAGGATTTCGGTTCTGATCAGACATTCAAAATTATCAACGGCGTTCTTGACGCCATCAGAAAGGAACATGGCTGA